The genomic stretch CAAGGGAAGACGGTGCTGGGCCGCAGCCGCGAGGCGAGCCTTGTCGTGTCCGACAACCGCGTCTCGCGCCAACACGTGGAGATTCATGTCGATGGGGATCGCGTGATCCTGCGTGATCTCGGCAGCACAAACGGGACTTTTGTGAACGGACAAAAAGTGCGTGAACACGCGCTGGTCGATGGCGACAAGGTCCAGATCAGTTCCGTCACCATCTTTAAATACGCGCTGCAGGACCACACCGAAAACGTGTTTCATAAAGAATTGTATAAGATGGCCGTGACCGACCCGGTCACGACGCTGTACAACAAACGCTATTTCCTGGAACGGTTAAAGGAAGAGTTCAGCCATGCCCGGCGGACCACGGCGCCGTTGGCGATGTTGATGATCGACATCGATTTTTTCAAGCGGGTCAACGACACACACGGCCATTTAGCCGGCGATATGGTGTTGCATCAAGTCGCGCAGACATTGAAGGGGATCGTGCGCACCGAAGATCTGCTGTGCCGCTACGGCGGGGAAGAGTTTTCGGTCCTGTTGCGCGACGCCGACACCGCGAGTGCCGCGCCGTTAGCGGAGCGGATGCGCGCCCAAGTCGCCGCCGGCAGATACACATTCGAAGGGACCACGATCCCGGTCACGATCAGTCTCGGCGTCGCCGCGATGACGCCGCAACACCCCATGCCCGATCCCGACGCATTGGTCCACTCCGCCGACCAGGCCCTCTACGCCTCCAAACAAGCCGGCCGAAACCGCGTGACGGTGGCATAACGATGTGGCGCGGAACTTTTACAATCGCATTCCGTTTGAGTGAAAAATAATGGTCATTTCTAAGGTGCTGCGTTAGGTCTCCGTCATGTCCACAGACATCCTCAGCGGGGGGCATGCGGTCCTGGAGTGCCTGCGGGCGCGGCGGCGTGCCGTCCATGAGATCTGGGCGACGGCCGAATGGGCACGTGCGCTTGGGGAGTTACGGGCGGGTCCCGCGAAAGGCGCGGTGGCGGCGGAGCTGCGGCGCTTGGCGGGGACCGATCGACATCAGGGAATTGTAGCGCGCGTCGGTCCCTATCCGTATGTGACTCTCGAAGCGATTTTGGACTATGCGGCCGCAGACGCGACCGGGCCGTTGCTGTTACTCCTTGATCAAATCCAGGACCCGCAAAACCTCGGGGCCATTCTCCGCACTGCCGAAGGGATGGGGGCGCATGGGGTCCTGCTACCGAAGGACAATGCCGTCGGTGTGACCCCGACCGTCGTGCGGGCGTCCGCAGGGGCGGTAGAACACCTGCGAATCGCGCAGGTTACCAATCTGAGTCGGGCGATTCGCGAGCTGCAGTCACGCAATATCTGGGTCGTGGGGGCGGCCGCTGAGGGGCAACAATCGGTATTCGATTACCAATTTGCCGGGGGCCACGCGTTGGTGCTGGGGGCGGAGGGAAAGGGGATGCGACGGCTGGTCCGGGAGTCGTGCGATACCGTCGTCCATATCCCGATGGCCGGGCGGGTTACTTCTTATAATGTTTCCGTCGCCGCCGCATTGCTACTCAGCGAAGCCGTGCGTCAGCGCAGGCAAAAGAGTGAAAACACCTGTAATATCCCTTGACAAGCCGTCCGATCCTCAAGTAACTGGCCCGACATTTAAGGTGAGGTAGGGGGGCGTGATCGAGCGGCCGCTGGGGGCGCTTTACTCGTATAAAGTCCCTAATCGACGGCAAACCATGATGGCATAACAGTTGGCGGCGAGTCCGCCGACGTAGCTCAGCGGTAGAGCAGCCGCCTTGTAAGCGGCAGGTCGCCGGTTCAATCCCGGCCGTCGGCTAGAAAATTTATGTAATAAATTTTCTCCTCCATTTTCCATTTTCGAATGGGAGCAATGGAGGGGAAATTTAGCTGGTGTGAGTGCCGGTTCTTTTACAAGCGCAGGCGAGTGGGACGTCGGGTGCTGTGGGGGATCGGCGGCCGCGTAGCGGCCTTCCATTTATTGACAATAGAAAATGGAAAATTTTGAACATAGAAAATGGAAAATTGAGGGTCCGCCTGCGGCGGACGGAGG from Deltaproteobacteria bacterium encodes the following:
- a CDS encoding GGDEF domain-containing protein, whose translation is MSEQKIGKSKRDAKISVSREVEHTVVTAIERVEGPGPKRAYILFLSGPLVGKLHMLAQGKTVLGRSREASLVVSDNRVSRQHVEIHVDGDRVILRDLGSTNGTFVNGQKVREHALVDGDKVQISSVTIFKYALQDHTENVFHKELYKMAVTDPVTTLYNKRYFLERLKEEFSHARRTTAPLAMLMIDIDFFKRVNDTHGHLAGDMVLHQVAQTLKGIVRTEDLLCRYGGEEFSVLLRDADTASAAPLAERMRAQVAAGRYTFEGTTIPVTISLGVAAMTPQHPMPDPDALVHSADQALYASKQAGRNRVTVA
- the rlmB gene encoding 23S rRNA (guanosine(2251)-2'-O)-methyltransferase RlmB, with translation MSTDILSGGHAVLECLRARRRAVHEIWATAEWARALGELRAGPAKGAVAAELRRLAGTDRHQGIVARVGPYPYVTLEAILDYAAADATGPLLLLLDQIQDPQNLGAILRTAEGMGAHGVLLPKDNAVGVTPTVVRASAGAVEHLRIAQVTNLSRAIRELQSRNIWVVGAAAEGQQSVFDYQFAGGHALVLGAEGKGMRRLVRESCDTVVHIPMAGRVTSYNVSVAAALLLSEAVRQRRQKSENTCNIP